The Mixophyes fleayi isolate aMixFle1 chromosome 1, aMixFle1.hap1, whole genome shotgun sequence genome includes a region encoding these proteins:
- the FAM222A gene encoding protein FAM222A: protein MLACLQRTQNPPVKHLVCANKGLEPRKCETATPMQTTRYPSPAELDAYAQKVVNSPLTIKIFPTNIRVPQHKHLNRTVNGYDTTGQRYSPYSIHTNGYQGLLAIVKSSSKSVVKNVEGKRTKISSAQVGVAPYPMSSTLTQGQPCNGQLSYLTTQKQLDAPVPPNVTVATSVIPLTGRNLILPQSNLPSIQSIIYQINQQCQAQASHQACQGVVVTNSSPAKQGIASGFTSMTGGTVAYTGTVLQDCRGGTELALGSAPMVAKAASYQDGMDYLIWQQKQQQHLRIYSGGSGGGGAVSKSPDVCPGVSRPYTLASAVEKVSSSPLNCVGMHGNFSVGQYFAPPWNSILVTPNSDCYNPQELANGHRDLGVHPSDGLTSIPSKTLCNTSILSSSLQSLEYLINDIHPPCIKEQMLGKGYETVSVPRLLDHQHAHIRLPIYR, encoded by the coding sequence gtgAAACTGCTACACCAATGCAGACCACAAGATACCCAAGTCCTGCTGAATTAGATGCCTACGCACAAAAAGTAGTTAATAGCCCACTGACTATCAAGATCTTCCCCACCAACATCAGGGTTCCCCAGCACAAGCACCTAAATCGGACTGTAAATGGTTATGACACAACAGGCCAGCGCTACAGTCCTTACTCCATACACACAAATGGCTACCAGGGCCTGCTTGCTATTGTTAAATCTTCTAGTAAGAGTGTTGTGAAGAATGTAGAGGGAAAACGGACTAAGATTTCTTCTGCACAGGTTGGCGTTGCTCCTTACCCCATGTCTAGCACTTTAACACAAGGCCAACCTTGTAATGGACAATTGAGTTATCTTACGACTCAGAAGCAGTTGGATGCACCAGTGCCACCTAATGTGACAGTGGCAACATCAGTCATTCCTTTAACAGGTAGAAATCTAATACTCCCACAGTCCAACCTGCCCTCTATTCAGAGCATAATTTACCAGATCAACCAACAGTGCCAGGCTCAGGCTTCTCACCAGGCTTGTCAAGGTGTGGTGGTTACTAACTCTAGCCCAGCTAAGCAGGGAATAGCCAGTGGTTTTACTTCTATGACCGGTGGCACTGTGGCTTACACAGGCACTGTCTTGCAAGACTGTAGAGGAGGCACTGAGTTGGCATTGGGGTCTGCCCCAATGGTAGCTAAAGCTGCATCCTATCAGGATGGCATGGACTACCTTATTTGGCAACAGAAACAACAGCAGCATCTCCGGATATACAGTGGcggcagcggtggaggaggagcGGTCAGCAAGTCACCTGACGTCTGCCCTGGAGTGTCTCGCCCTTATACTCTTGCTAGTGCCGTTGAGAAAGTCAGCTCCTCCCCATTGAACTGTGTTGGCATGCATGGCAATTTTTCAGTTGGGCAGTACTTTGCCCCTCCATGGAACAGTATCTTGGTTACACCCAACAGCGACTGTTACAATCCCCAGGAACTTGCCAATGGTCACAGGGATTTGGGGGTACATCCTTCAGATGGACTAACCAGCATCCCCAGCAAGACCCTTTGCAATACCTCTATCCTTAGCAGTAGCCTTCAGTCTTTGGAGTATCTAATCAATGACATTCACCCACCCTGTATTAAGGAGCAGATGCTTGGCAAGGGTTATGAAACAGTATCCGTGCCAAGGCTTCTTGATCATCAGCATGCCCACATCCGCCTGCCCATTTACAGATAA